The window AGTTAATCAAACGTGGCTATTATCCTAAAGGGGGTGGACAAATAGAACTGTCTGTTGAACCATCTAATGTAAATGCAATTTCATTAATTGAAAGAAAAACAAAAAATGTAAATCTAATTTGTTCATTTTCCAATTTACCAAGTAAATTAATTAAAAAAAATATTGAAGGTATTGTTGAACAATTAACTGAAAAAAAATTTATTGTAAAATCTCAAATTAATGAAGAAAACACTATTGATTCTGGAGCAACATTATTAATCTTCAGTGTTGATCAAGAATCAATTATTGGTATTGATTCAATTTTTGATAAAAAAACTGAAAGATTCGATTTAGAATTACAGAATTTCATGGAAAACAATCTTGGAGTAGATGAACGTCTTGCAGATATGCTTGTTTTACCAGCAAGTCTTACTAATAAAATGACAATCTTTAGAGTAGGAAATATTTCAAAACATTTGGAAACAAATTTGTTTGTAACCTCAAAAATTACTGGATGTAAATATGGTGTAGGTAAGTTAAGTAACGGTTTTGAAGTCAGAATAGAAGGTGTATCAAACACCAGCATCAAGTAAAGATGCAAAAAA is drawn from Candidatus Nitrosarchaeum limnium SFB1 and contains these coding sequences:
- a CDS encoding RNA-3'-phosphate cyclase codes for the protein MNFLRIDGEFGEGGGQIIRTAITLSCITKKPIIIENIRKNRKIPGLKAQHLTAIKILQKICNAEVEGAKIGSTSLKFTPGNVKSCNLIEDVGTAGSISLISQVLIPAVGICKEKLNLTIKGGTDALWSPTIDYTQYVLREAYSRMGINFSIKLIKRGYYPKGGGQIELSVEPSNVNAISLIERKTKNVNLICSFSNLPSKLIKKNIEGIVEQLTEKKFIVKSQINEENTIDSGATLLIFSVDQESIIGIDSIFDKKTERFDLELQNFMENNLGVDERLADMLVLPASLTNKMTIFRVGNISKHLETNLFVTSKITGCKYGVGKLSNGFEVRIEGVSNTSIK